The genomic DNA GACCGCGGCACTCGCAGGGCTGACATAGGCGCGGTGCCAGCGGCAACGACCTCGAGCAACGACGGCACTTCTGGGAGTGCCCTCAGGTGATCGAGCAGGGCGGAGAGGTCCATGCTAGCCGGCGTCGCGGTTGAACTCGGTCATTGCGGCCTGAATCCCCGAGTCCAGGTAGGCCCGGATGCAGGCTTCGGCTCGCTCCAGCGTTTCCATCAACACGGGTTGCGCGCCGGGACCGAAGTTCTCGAGAACAAAGCTGGCCGGCGCCTGGCGTCCCGGCGGCCGCCCAATGCCGATCCGCAGCCGCGGGATTTCCAGCGTGCCAGTCCGCTCTAGGATGGACTGCAGACCCCGGTGGCCGCCGGAGGAACCCGAAGGTTTCAACCGGAGCCGACCGAGTGGGAGATCCATGTCGTCGAGCACAATCAGGGTCGCTTCATACGGGATGGCGAAATAGCGGGCGAGGCTGGCCACCGACCTTCCGGCAAGGTTCATGTAGGTCTGGGGTTTGGCGAGGAGGACCTTGCGGCCGGCAAGCTCGCCCTGACAGACCAGCGCCTCCTCCTTGCTCTTGCTGAAGGATAGCCCCCCCATGGCGGCCAAGCGGTCGAGCGCCAGGAAGCCGATGTTGTGCCGGTTGGCCTGGTATCGGCGGCCGGGGTTCCCCAATCCGGCGATCAAGTAGAGCGCTGGCGGCCCCGAGTTCTGGTCAGTCATGGGCGCGTGCTCCGTCGCCTGCGCCCGCGCCGAGCCCGGCGCCGGGGCAC from Anaerolineales bacterium includes the following:
- the pth gene encoding aminoacyl-tRNA hydrolase; this encodes MTDQNSGPPALYLIAGLGNPGRRYQANRHNIGFLALDRLAAMGGLSFSKSKEEALVCQGELAGRKVLLAKPQTYMNLAGRSVASLARYFAIPYEATLIVLDDMDLPLGRLRLKPSGSSGGHRGLQSILERTGTLEIPRLRIGIGRPPGRQAPASFVLENFGPGAQPVLMETLERAEACIRAYLDSGIQAAMTEFNRDAG